One Paraburkholderia sp. HP33-1 genomic region harbors:
- a CDS encoding triphosphoribosyl-dephospho-CoA synthase codes for MPDTHAPPFEHARAAFLEACALDITTPKPGNVSTKSPGHGMHAAQFLASADASLNALFAPGARVGQRILDAVTRTRAAVGCNTNLGIVLLVAPLAAALDATGDPPVSAQAWRAAVGDVLSRLDLEDARLAYRAIALANPGGLGDAPEQSVHAPPTIGLRDAMRLASERDSIARQYANGFADLFDMGLAAYHEAPARTPETAEEIAMLNVFLAFLGRWPDSHIVRKHGLALAQSVTLVARQQHARWRQTPAAARGSASDSQLDAWDAELKAHAINPGTSADLAVATLFVARCVERHG; via the coding sequence ATGCCCGACACCCATGCGCCCCCCTTCGAGCACGCGCGCGCGGCCTTCCTCGAAGCCTGCGCGCTCGATATCACCACGCCGAAACCCGGTAACGTGAGTACGAAAAGCCCCGGCCACGGCATGCACGCGGCGCAGTTCCTGGCCAGCGCGGACGCGTCGCTCAACGCGCTATTCGCGCCGGGCGCCCGGGTCGGACAGCGCATTCTCGACGCGGTGACGCGCACGCGGGCGGCTGTCGGCTGCAATACGAACCTCGGCATCGTGCTGCTCGTCGCGCCGCTCGCCGCGGCCCTCGACGCAACCGGCGACCCGCCGGTATCGGCGCAAGCGTGGCGCGCGGCCGTCGGCGACGTGTTGAGCCGCCTCGACCTCGAAGACGCTCGGCTGGCCTACCGCGCGATCGCGCTTGCCAATCCCGGCGGCCTCGGCGACGCGCCCGAGCAATCGGTCCACGCGCCCCCGACGATCGGCCTGCGTGACGCGATGCGGCTCGCCAGCGAGCGCGACAGCATCGCGCGGCAATACGCAAACGGATTCGCGGACCTGTTCGACATGGGTCTCGCCGCGTACCACGAAGCCCCCGCGCGCACGCCCGAAACGGCTGAAGAAATCGCGATGCTCAATGTGTTTCTCGCGTTCCTCGGCCGCTGGCCCGACTCTCACATTGTGCGCAAGCACGGCCTCGCGCTGGCGCAGAGTGTCACGCTCGTGGCACGCCAGCAGCACGCGCGCTGGCGCCAAACGCCGGCCGCCGCGCGCGGCTCGGCGAGCGATTCACAGCTCGATGCCTGGGATGCCGAACTGAAGGCGCACGCGATCAATCCCGGCACCAGCGCGGACCTCGCGGTCGCCACGCTGTTCGTCGCGCGCTGTGTCGAACGGCACGGCTAG
- a CDS encoding beta-ribofuranosylaminobenzene 5'-phosphate synthase family protein, translated as MPLQLRRLPPRGPVTIDAPARLHLGFLDPNASLGRAFGSLGFVIDTHGTRIEAQLAEREQIGGAVNEVERERIALCLARLRAAYGPATLAIDVREAPRAHTGLGSGTQLALAVGTAFARLAGQPATGAELAGLLGRGARSGIGILGFEYGGLLLDGGPPGNLSQSAPPLLSRQPFPQQWRVLLVSDNSREGLHGAEERSALASLAPFPQRLAAHLCHLVLLQILPGAAEQDFAAFAHGLTEMQQTIGEYFASAQGGVFASPDVERVLRAVAAERTAGIGQTSWGPTGFAVLASAREANGALATARAVASALPHIECSVVAGRNSGATIRGAEARAPHIDAA; from the coding sequence ATGCCGCTTCAGCTTCGCCGTCTCCCGCCCCGAGGCCCCGTCACGATCGATGCGCCCGCGCGGCTGCATCTGGGCTTTCTTGATCCGAATGCGTCGCTAGGACGCGCATTCGGCAGCCTGGGTTTCGTCATCGATACACACGGCACGCGGATCGAGGCGCAGCTCGCCGAGCGCGAGCAGATTGGCGGCGCGGTGAACGAGGTCGAGCGCGAGCGAATCGCGCTGTGTCTCGCGCGGCTGCGGGCTGCCTATGGACCCGCGACGCTCGCGATCGACGTCCGGGAGGCGCCGCGCGCGCACACCGGCCTCGGTTCCGGTACGCAACTGGCGCTGGCCGTCGGCACCGCGTTCGCGCGGCTCGCCGGCCAGCCGGCGACGGGCGCCGAGCTCGCCGGCCTGCTCGGGCGCGGCGCACGCTCCGGCATCGGCATTCTCGGCTTCGAGTACGGCGGCCTGCTGCTCGATGGCGGCCCGCCCGGCAATCTGAGCCAGAGCGCGCCGCCGCTGCTGTCGCGCCAGCCGTTTCCGCAGCAGTGGCGCGTGCTGCTCGTCAGCGACAACAGCCGCGAGGGTTTGCACGGTGCGGAGGAACGCAGCGCGCTCGCGTCGCTCGCGCCGTTTCCGCAGCGGCTCGCCGCGCATCTGTGCCATCTGGTGCTGCTGCAGATCCTGCCCGGTGCCGCCGAGCAAGACTTCGCGGCGTTCGCGCATGGCCTCACCGAGATGCAGCAGACCATCGGCGAATATTTCGCGAGCGCGCAAGGCGGCGTGTTCGCGAGTCCCGACGTCGAGCGCGTGCTGCGCGCGGTCGCCGCCGAACGCACCGCCGGCATCGGCCAGACCTCGTGGGGCCCGACGGGCTTCGCGGTGCTCGCGAGCGCACGCGAGGCCAACGGCGCGCTCGCGACCGCGCGCGCGGTGGCGAGCGCGCTGCCGCATATCGAATGCAGCGTCGTCGCGGGCCGCAATAGCGGCGCGACGATCCGCGGCGCCGAGGCGCGCGCGCCGCACATCGACGCCGCATGA
- a CDS encoding dihydroneopterin aldolase, producing MDRIDTVRLAAFSSLGANSSSHADALPERLDIVFIENFVGRTVIGIDSSEQHVAQPVRVNLAIGVPAIRACTTDRIEDTVNYAAVREALLALFASHRVRLLEALAETIAQLLIADFGAHWVRVSLAKPAKFADLAAVGVQIERRRSDGSAAGVGVARYASLGEGLVPN from the coding sequence ATGGATCGTATCGATACTGTTCGCCTTGCCGCATTTTCCAGCCTCGGCGCGAATTCCAGCTCGCATGCCGATGCGTTGCCCGAGCGCCTCGACATCGTATTCATCGAGAACTTCGTCGGTCGGACGGTCATCGGTATCGATAGCAGCGAGCAGCATGTGGCGCAACCGGTGCGCGTGAATCTGGCCATCGGCGTGCCCGCGATCCGCGCGTGCACGACGGACCGGATCGAAGATACGGTCAACTACGCAGCCGTGCGCGAAGCGCTGCTCGCGCTGTTCGCCTCGCATCGCGTGCGGCTGCTGGAGGCGCTCGCCGAGACGATCGCGCAACTGCTGATCGCCGACTTCGGCGCGCACTGGGTCCGCGTGTCGCTCGCAAAACCGGCCAAATTCGCTGACCTCGCGGCGGTGGGCGTGCAGATCGAGCGGCGTCGCAGCGATGGATCGGCGGCGGGTGTGGGGGTCGCGCGTTACGCGTCGTTGGGGGAGGGGCTGGTGCCGAATTGA
- the fae gene encoding formaldehyde-activating enzyme yields MAKINRVMIGESLVGDGNEVAHIDLLIGPRGSAAETAFCNALTNNKDGFTSLLAVVAPNLITKPNTILFNKVTIKGAKQAVQMFGPAQHAVALAVADSVEDGTIPQDEADDLFLCVGVFIHWQAEDDKKIQQFNYQATREAIKRAVTGDPSAAEVVAKKGTVAHPFAPN; encoded by the coding sequence ATGGCCAAGATCAACCGCGTCATGATCGGTGAGTCGCTCGTCGGCGACGGCAACGAGGTCGCGCACATCGACTTGCTGATCGGACCGCGAGGTTCGGCTGCGGAGACCGCGTTCTGCAACGCCCTCACCAACAACAAGGACGGCTTCACTTCGCTGCTCGCCGTCGTCGCCCCCAATCTCATCACGAAGCCCAATACGATCCTGTTCAACAAGGTGACGATCAAGGGCGCCAAGCAGGCCGTGCAGATGTTCGGCCCGGCGCAGCACGCGGTCGCGCTCGCGGTTGCCGACAGCGTCGAGGACGGCACGATCCCGCAGGACGAGGCCGACGATCTGTTCCTCTGCGTCGGTGTCTTCATCCACTGGCAGGCCGAGGACGACAAGAAGATCCAGCAGTTCAACTACCAGGCGACCCGCGAGGCCATCAAGCGCGCGGTCACCGGCGATCCGAGCGCGGCTGAAGTGGTGGCGAAGAAGGGCACCGTCGCGCACCCGTTCGCGCCGAACTGA
- a CDS encoding methanol/ethanol family PQQ-dependent dehydrogenase — protein MNLRTVVLGLAILASAAFGSLAAQADSQLDGLMKNPSNWASQAGDYANHRYSPLKQINENNAGKLQVAWTMSTGVLRGHEGAPLVIGDTMYIHSPFPNKVIAINLKDQTFLWQYQPKQDEQVVSVMCCDTVNRGLAYGDGKIFLQQADTKLVALNAKTGEVVWTAQNGNPKAGETNTNAPHVFGDKVLTGISGGEFGVRGRLIAYDIKTGKPVWTAYSTGPDNEMLLDPQKTMTYTNGQMVPVGADSSLKSWKGDQWKLGGGTTWGWYAWDPKLNLVYYGTGNPGTWNPTQRPGDNKWSMSIFARDLNTGTAKWVYQMTPHDEWDYDGVNEMILSDLTIGGKKVPAIVHFDRNGFGYTLNRETGQLLVAQKYDPAVNWADRVDLQSGLPIRNVTYSTQAAGSDHNVKGICPAALGSKDQQPAAFDPNSSLFLVPTNHVCMDYEPFEVDYVSGQPYVGATLSMYPGPNENNAMGNFIAWDASKGKIVYSKPERFSVWSGVLATGGGIAFYGTLEGYIKAVRIRDGKELWRFKTPSGIIGNVFTYEYQGKQYVGVYSGIGGWAGIGMAAGLEKPTEGLGAVGGYKDLAKYTALGGTLFVFAIPNEKS, from the coding sequence ATGAACTTACGCACTGTAGTTCTTGGGCTCGCGATCCTCGCATCCGCAGCCTTTGGCTCTCTGGCTGCGCAGGCCGATTCGCAGCTCGACGGGCTGATGAAAAACCCATCCAACTGGGCGTCCCAGGCGGGCGATTATGCAAATCACCGCTACAGCCCGCTCAAACAGATCAACGAGAACAACGCCGGCAAACTTCAGGTCGCATGGACCATGTCGACGGGCGTGCTGCGCGGCCATGAAGGCGCGCCGCTCGTGATCGGCGACACGATGTATATCCATTCCCCGTTTCCAAACAAAGTCATTGCGATCAACCTCAAGGATCAGACCTTCCTCTGGCAGTATCAGCCGAAGCAGGACGAACAGGTCGTCTCCGTGATGTGCTGCGACACGGTCAATCGCGGTCTCGCCTACGGCGACGGCAAGATCTTCCTGCAACAGGCCGACACCAAGCTCGTCGCGCTGAACGCGAAGACGGGCGAGGTGGTATGGACCGCGCAGAACGGCAATCCGAAAGCTGGTGAAACCAACACCAACGCGCCGCACGTATTCGGCGACAAGGTGCTGACCGGCATCTCGGGCGGCGAGTTCGGCGTGCGCGGGCGTCTGATCGCGTACGACATCAAGACCGGCAAACCGGTCTGGACCGCGTACAGCACGGGCCCCGACAATGAAATGCTGCTCGACCCGCAAAAGACGATGACATACACCAACGGCCAGATGGTGCCGGTGGGCGCGGATTCGTCGCTGAAGTCGTGGAAGGGCGATCAGTGGAAGCTCGGCGGCGGCACCACGTGGGGCTGGTATGCGTGGGATCCGAAACTCAACCTTGTTTACTACGGTACTGGCAATCCGGGCACATGGAACCCGACGCAACGTCCGGGCGACAACAAATGGTCGATGTCGATCTTCGCGCGCGACCTGAATACCGGCACGGCCAAATGGGTCTACCAGATGACGCCCCACGACGAATGGGACTATGACGGCGTCAACGAAATGATCCTGTCCGACCTGACGATCGGCGGCAAGAAGGTGCCCGCGATCGTGCACTTCGACCGTAACGGCTTCGGCTACACGCTCAATCGTGAAACCGGACAGTTGCTGGTCGCGCAGAAGTACGACCCGGCGGTGAACTGGGCCGATCGCGTCGATCTGCAAAGCGGCCTGCCGATTCGCAACGTGACGTACTCGACGCAGGCGGCCGGCTCTGATCACAACGTGAAGGGCATCTGCCCGGCGGCACTCGGTTCGAAGGACCAGCAACCTGCGGCGTTCGATCCGAATTCAAGCCTGTTCCTCGTGCCGACCAATCATGTTTGTATGGACTACGAGCCGTTCGAGGTCGACTACGTGTCGGGGCAGCCGTATGTCGGCGCCACGCTGTCGATGTATCCGGGCCCGAACGAGAACAACGCGATGGGCAACTTCATCGCGTGGGATGCGAGCAAGGGCAAGATCGTCTACTCGAAGCCGGAACGGTTCTCGGTGTGGTCGGGTGTGCTGGCGACCGGGGGCGGCATCGCGTTCTACGGCACGCTGGAAGGCTACATCAAGGCCGTGCGCATCAGGGACGGCAAGGAACTGTGGCGCTTCAAGACGCCGTCGGGAATCATCGGCAACGTCTTCACGTATGAGTATCAGGGCAAGCAGTACGTCGGCGTGTACTCGGGCATCGGCGGCTGGGCCGGCATCGGCATGGCAGCAGGTCTCGAGAAGCCGACCGAAGGTTTGGGCGCGGTCGGCGGCTATAAAGATCTCGCGAAGTACACCGCGCTGGGCGGCACGCTGTTCGTGTTCGCGATTCCTAACGAAAAGAGCTGA
- the mch gene encoding methenyltetrahydromethanopterin cyclohydrolase: protein MNPTMPASTPIPDPCAPAALPSVNALSERLVARLVEHAARLGVALTRSAEGTVIADAGVDARGSLDAGLLIARICMGGLGRVAVRANFDAAPLWPTMLEVSTSSPVLACLGSQYAGWSLSATKEQTGGKKFFSLGSGPARALAVKEPLFDELGYRDRHERGALVLEVDRLPPQVVIDKVLRDCGLAPEHLTLIVTPTHSVAGTVQVVARVVEVALHKVHVLGVPLDEIVAGTGSAPLPPPAPDGIQAMGRTNDAILYGGRVHLTVKHDEIAHRLAESLPSVNSRDYGRPFADVFTAVNFDFYQIDPALFAPAEVWVSSLESGATYHGGQLDAGLLQKQWGGQSVAR from the coding sequence ATGAACCCGACCATGCCTGCCTCCACGCCCATACCTGACCCTTGCGCGCCGGCCGCGCTGCCGAGCGTGAACGCGCTCTCCGAGCGCCTCGTCGCGCGGCTCGTCGAGCATGCGGCGCGCCTCGGTGTCGCGCTCACTCGCTCGGCCGAGGGCACCGTGATCGCCGACGCCGGCGTCGACGCGCGCGGCAGTCTCGACGCCGGTCTGCTGATCGCGCGCATCTGCATGGGTGGGCTCGGCCGCGTCGCGGTACGCGCGAACTTCGACGCCGCGCCGTTGTGGCCGACCATGCTCGAAGTCAGCACGTCGTCGCCGGTGCTCGCGTGTCTCGGCAGCCAGTACGCGGGTTGGAGCCTGTCGGCGACCAAGGAGCAGACCGGCGGCAAGAAGTTCTTTTCGCTCGGCTCGGGGCCCGCGCGCGCGCTCGCGGTCAAGGAACCGCTATTCGACGAGCTCGGCTATCGCGACCGCCACGAACGCGGCGCGCTGGTGCTCGAAGTGGACCGTCTGCCGCCGCAGGTCGTCATCGACAAGGTGCTGCGCGACTGCGGCCTCGCGCCCGAACACCTGACGCTGATCGTCACGCCGACACACTCTGTCGCGGGTACGGTACAGGTCGTCGCTCGCGTCGTCGAAGTTGCGCTGCACAAAGTGCACGTGCTCGGCGTGCCGCTCGATGAAATCGTCGCGGGCACAGGCTCGGCGCCGCTGCCGCCGCCCGCGCCCGACGGCATTCAGGCGATGGGCCGCACCAACGACGCGATCCTGTACGGCGGCCGCGTGCATCTGACTGTGAAACACGACGAGATCGCGCACCGTCTCGCCGAAAGCCTGCCCTCCGTCAATTCGCGCGACTACGGCCGGCCATTCGCCGACGTTTTCACGGCCGTCAACTTCGACTTCTACCAGATCGATCCCGCGCTGTTCGCGCCCGCCGAGGTGTGGGTCAGCAGCCTCGAAAGCGGCGCGACCTATCACGGCGGCCAACTCGACGCCGGCCTGCTGCAAAAACAATGGGGCGGCCAGTCCGTCGCGCGATGA
- a CDS encoding NAD(P)-dependent methylenetetrahydromethanopterin dehydrogenase, whose protein sequence is MSETIERPYILHMFTATPQMSPFDVNMAADAGYQVIVPYCNVDAGMVANLTQDAIFSRGPKGVSRTGIFIGGRDVMQAADMLDLARKAMVPPFEVSVFADPSGSYTTAAALVALVERHLGKQHGMELGGKRVLILGGTGAVGRIAAAIAASRGADVTIASHHDRNRALGASADLNKRFGIVTNGISTTTTDELRGALADAEIVLATALAGVQVVSSDDLAHAKRLLVAADVNAVPPEGIAGVNVMNDGKPIDGVPNAGAIGIGALAIGNVKYQVEHRLFMRMRTGGKPVYLGFPQAYDEARAVAAGLG, encoded by the coding sequence ATGTCAGAAACCATTGAAAGGCCCTACATCCTGCACATGTTCACGGCCACGCCGCAGATGAGTCCGTTCGACGTCAACATGGCCGCCGACGCCGGCTATCAGGTCATCGTGCCGTATTGCAACGTCGACGCCGGGATGGTCGCGAACCTGACTCAGGACGCGATCTTCTCGCGCGGCCCGAAAGGGGTGTCGCGCACCGGCATCTTCATCGGCGGACGCGACGTGATGCAGGCCGCCGACATGCTCGACCTTGCACGCAAAGCAATGGTCCCGCCGTTCGAAGTCTCCGTGTTCGCCGATCCGAGCGGCTCGTACACGACCGCGGCCGCGCTCGTCGCGCTGGTCGAGCGGCATCTGGGCAAACAGCACGGCATGGAGCTGGGCGGCAAGCGCGTGCTGATTCTCGGCGGAACCGGCGCGGTCGGGCGCATCGCGGCAGCGATCGCCGCGTCGCGCGGCGCCGACGTGACGATCGCCAGCCACCACGACCGCAATCGCGCGCTCGGTGCCTCCGCCGATCTCAACAAGCGTTTCGGCATCGTCACCAACGGCATCAGCACCACGACCACGGACGAACTGCGCGGCGCGCTCGCCGACGCGGAAATCGTGCTCGCCACCGCACTGGCGGGCGTGCAGGTGGTCAGCAGCGACGACCTCGCGCATGCGAAACGCCTGCTCGTCGCCGCCGATGTCAATGCGGTGCCGCCGGAAGGCATCGCCGGCGTGAACGTGATGAACGACGGCAAGCCGATCGACGGCGTGCCGAACGCGGGCGCAATCGGCATCGGCGCGCTGGCAATCGGCAACGTCAAGTATCAGGTCGAGCATCGCCTCTTCATGCGCATGCGCACGGGCGGCAAGCCGGTCTACCTCGGCTTTCCACAAGCGTACGACGAGGCCCGCGCGGTCGCGGCCGGTCTCGGCTGA
- a CDS encoding ATP-grasp domain-containing protein, which translates to MKPNRPLTQAPFVAVAGLSARWLAQSATRAGLHVAALDIFGDRDTREAAELWFDIGAEGGALVIDRARLVDALERVARLPGLLGWVGGSGLEPLMPRLHCESGLPRHLGNDADAIAAVREPRRFFALLDALRIAHPAVAFERPQIAEGWLFKRADGCGGTHIQPATAFDSGTDSTCGYFQRLGEGRSLSALFIGAHGRAHLIGFAEQLTCAIGDRGFVHAGSVGPIDLPLALAARIQEALDALCARTGLVGINSCDFLSDGTTFDVLEINARPSSTMALYETASPDAWPAGLLACHLDACRHGRPPSAASLALSREPRWRAGQRVLFAQRPFSVSPVFSDACLHDPQCRDVPMPGTRIDAGQPVCTLHVRAASVDAVRAELDAQHERVVQRIETCDEPDHACLHAHT; encoded by the coding sequence ATGAAGCCGAACCGGCCGCTCACGCAGGCGCCGTTCGTCGCGGTCGCCGGCTTGTCCGCGCGTTGGCTCGCGCAGTCCGCGACGCGCGCCGGGCTGCACGTCGCCGCGCTCGATATCTTCGGCGACCGCGACACGCGCGAGGCCGCCGAGCTGTGGTTCGACATTGGCGCAGAGGGTGGCGCGCTCGTGATCGATCGGGCGCGGCTCGTCGACGCTCTTGAACGTGTCGCGCGTCTGCCTGGTTTGCTTGGCTGGGTCGGCGGTAGCGGGCTCGAACCGTTGATGCCCCGGTTGCACTGCGAATCCGGCTTGCCGCGCCATCTCGGCAACGATGCCGACGCGATCGCGGCCGTGCGTGAGCCCCGGCGTTTCTTCGCGCTGCTCGACGCGTTGCGGATAGCGCATCCTGCCGTGGCGTTCGAGCGGCCCCAAATTGCTGAAGGCTGGCTGTTCAAACGCGCGGACGGCTGCGGCGGTACACATATCCAACCCGCCACGGCGTTCGACTCAGGCACCGATTCCACGTGCGGCTACTTCCAGCGCCTTGGCGAGGGCCGCTCGCTGTCGGCGCTTTTCATTGGCGCGCACGGCCGCGCGCATCTGATCGGTTTCGCCGAGCAGCTCACCTGCGCGATCGGTGATCGCGGCTTCGTGCATGCGGGCTCGGTCGGTCCAATCGACTTGCCGCTAGCGCTCGCCGCGCGCATCCAGGAAGCGCTCGACGCGCTCTGCGCGCGCACCGGTCTCGTCGGCATCAACAGTTGCGACTTTCTCTCCGACGGCACCACGTTCGACGTGCTCGAAATCAACGCGCGCCCGTCGTCGACGATGGCGCTCTACGAAACCGCGTCGCCCGATGCATGGCCAGCCGGCCTGCTCGCGTGTCATCTCGACGCGTGCCGCCACGGCCGCCCGCCATCGGCCGCGAGCCTCGCTCTGTCGCGCGAGCCGCGCTGGCGCGCCGGCCAGCGGGTGCTGTTCGCGCAGCGGCCGTTCAGCGTCTCGCCAGTCTTCTCCGACGCCTGCCTGCACGACCCGCAATGCCGCGACGTGCCGATGCCCGGTACTCGCATCGACGCAGGACAACCGGTCTGCACGCTGCACGTGCGCGCGGCGTCGGTGGACGCGGTGCGCGCCGAGCTCGATGCGCAGCACGAACGCGTCGTCCAACGAATCGAAACCTGCGATGAACCCGACCATGCCTGCCTCCACGCCCATACCTGA
- a CDS encoding ATP-grasp domain-containing protein, translating into MMLTPLTPASATHTGLRIAVMTDETGWHTGRLKKAFRARGAEARCVDLADCRIDTTWLPHGLVVPGFGHTLPDAVFVRGIAGGSFEQVTLRLGILHALRESGVPVYNDARAIERSVDKSMTSFLLHRSGVPTPATWAGESAAFAQRVLMREAAAGRQVVLKPLFGSQGHGLKRLGARGGLLAPLPSLARYRHVAYLQRFVAAGRPGFDWRVLVIGGKAVAAMRRSGGKGWIHNVAQGARCEPAELTVPLAQTAVRATAALGLDYAGVDLIPNPADDALPLVLEVNGVAAWRGLQSVVPFDIAAALVDDLLDRKLAAQRRANEQAEQVGAGLPDQSPQRRA; encoded by the coding sequence ATGATGCTCACGCCCCTCACGCCGGCCAGCGCGACGCACACAGGCCTGCGCATCGCGGTCATGACCGACGAAACCGGCTGGCACACGGGCCGGCTGAAGAAAGCGTTCCGCGCGCGCGGCGCCGAAGCGCGTTGCGTCGATCTCGCGGATTGCCGGATCGACACCACCTGGCTGCCGCACGGGCTCGTCGTGCCGGGCTTCGGCCACACGCTGCCGGACGCCGTGTTCGTGCGCGGCATCGCCGGCGGCAGCTTCGAGCAGGTGACACTACGGCTCGGTATCCTGCACGCGCTGCGCGAGTCGGGCGTGCCGGTCTACAACGATGCGCGCGCGATCGAGCGCAGCGTCGACAAGTCGATGACGAGCTTCCTGCTGCATCGCTCGGGCGTGCCGACGCCGGCCACCTGGGCCGGCGAATCCGCGGCGTTCGCGCAACGCGTACTGATGCGCGAAGCGGCCGCCGGCCGTCAGGTCGTGCTCAAACCGCTGTTCGGCTCGCAAGGCCACGGCCTCAAGCGGCTCGGCGCGCGTGGCGGGTTGCTCGCGCCGTTGCCCTCGCTCGCGCGTTACCGGCACGTCGCTTACCTGCAGCGCTTTGTCGCCGCAGGCCGGCCCGGCTTCGACTGGCGCGTGCTAGTGATCGGCGGCAAGGCGGTCGCGGCGATGCGGCGCAGCGGCGGCAAGGGCTGGATTCACAACGTCGCGCAAGGCGCGCGCTGCGAGCCCGCCGAACTGACGGTCCCGCTCGCGCAGACCGCCGTGCGCGCAACCGCCGCGCTCGGGCTCGACTACGCCGGGGTGGACCTGATCCCCAACCCCGCCGACGACGCGCTGCCGCTCGTGCTCGAAGTCAACGGCGTGGCGGCGTGGCGCGGTTTGCAGTCCGTCGTGCCGTTCGATATCGCGGCCGCGCTCGTCGACGATCTGCTCGATCGCAAGCTCGCGGCGCAGCGGCGCGCGAACGAGCAGGCCGAACAAGTGGGTGCTGGATTGCCTGACCAATCTCCGCAGCGCCGGGCGTGA
- a CDS encoding 4a-hydroxytetrahydrobiopterin dehydratase produces the protein MANTEHVYSDEEIQQRLVGPLQHWYLEDGWLRRKYRTEGWKGTLMVVNTVGHLAEAAWHHPDLTVSYAFVTVKLKTHSAKGITDKDFALATKIESVVHWQPRLEDGPLEGTPSDDQRFRYIKYDAPKPAQGA, from the coding sequence ATGGCAAATACCGAGCACGTCTATTCTGACGAAGAGATCCAGCAGCGCCTCGTCGGTCCGCTGCAACACTGGTACCTGGAGGATGGCTGGCTGCGGCGCAAATACCGCACCGAGGGCTGGAAGGGAACGCTGATGGTCGTCAATACAGTTGGCCATCTCGCGGAAGCCGCGTGGCACCACCCGGATCTGACGGTCTCGTACGCATTCGTGACCGTGAAGCTGAAAACGCACAGCGCCAAGGGCATCACGGACAAGGACTTCGCGCTCGCGACGAAGATCGAATCGGTGGTCCACTGGCAGCCCCGCCTCGAGGATGGCCCGCTCGAAGGCACGCCCTCCGACGATCAGCGCTTCCGCTATATCAAGTACGACGCGCCGAAACCCGCGCAAGGCGCTTGA